Proteins found in one Sporosarcina sp. FSL K6-3457 genomic segment:
- a CDS encoding carbohydrate ABC transporter permease, with protein MASIRIGSIIKYTLLIIVSLFFLTPIYVIVMTSLKPLSEVSIDQMWALPTALDFSSYKVAFDSLAPNLLNSFYLVIPATLLSALFGAMNGYVLSKWKFRGSDALFTFILFGMFIPYQSILIPLIQFLRTIELYNTIPGLVLVHVVYGLPITTLMFRNFYASIPDELIESAQIDGANFLGIFRHIIIPLSIIGFVVVAIWQFTNIWNEFLFAVTITTGSKQPVMVALQNLSGSQIVQWNVQMAGALLAALPTLLVYIFLGKYFVRGLLAGSVKG; from the coding sequence ATGGCGTCTATCCGAATTGGAAGTATTATTAAATATACTTTGCTAATTATCGTTTCACTTTTTTTTCTAACACCAATTTATGTTATTGTCATGACAAGCCTTAAGCCACTGTCGGAAGTTTCAATCGATCAAATGTGGGCATTACCAACAGCACTCGATTTTAGTTCATACAAGGTGGCTTTTGACAGTTTGGCTCCGAACTTGCTGAACAGCTTTTACTTGGTCATTCCTGCAACATTGTTGTCAGCCTTATTTGGAGCGATGAATGGTTATGTACTTTCAAAGTGGAAGTTTAGGGGCTCTGATGCACTATTCACGTTTATTTTATTCGGAATGTTCATCCCTTATCAAAGTATTCTGATTCCATTAATTCAATTTTTACGGACAATAGAGCTCTATAATACAATTCCAGGGCTGGTACTTGTTCATGTGGTCTATGGTTTACCAATTACGACATTGATGTTCCGAAACTTTTACGCTAGTATACCTGATGAATTGATTGAGTCGGCGCAAATTGATGGCGCGAATTTCTTGGGAATCTTTAGGCATATTATTATCCCGTTATCTATTATAGGTTTTGTTGTTGTGGCAATCTGGCAGTTTACGAATATTTGGAATGAATTCCTATTTGCTGTAACGATTACAACAGGTAGTAAGCAGCCGGTTATGGTGGCGTTACAAAACTTATCAGGAAGTCAAATTGTCCAATGGAACGTACAAATGGCCGGTGCATTACTCGCAGCCTTACCGACTTTACTCGTCTATATATTCCTTGGGAAATACTTTGTCAGAGGGTTGTTGGCAGGGTCTGTTAAGGGCTAA
- a CDS encoding methyl-accepting chemotaxis protein, protein MRRLTKKKKWNVKFPSLVRWRNVKIGQKYLLTFSLAAILFAVAGVLVYGQLSRVASTIEKIEQDSLHVNDMTQMGALVQRKDVQIADFIITKDQSYVATFETLQQDFVAVKEEVALFLTTSEQQKMLNNIRTYDATINQLFLNDISEAIDSGNDIVANSLRAQSASLKDSIVDMVDQLIVEVNAEQATSVLHAKERISSSVSLLIMTNIIVIAMGILLTLWVSKIISRHLNKVVHITTEIANGNLTVDSIGYEGKDEIGQLAAAVHQMQQSIRSILFKVTDASGAVTSQSEILTQSAFEVNQVSEQIATTMEELSIGTDTQANSLADLSTNMNDFTVSVRGSEQGGQEIATTSTKVLQLTSEGTLLMKESVNQMKRIDSIVSGAVQQVQGLDRQSEEISQLVLVIKNIADQTNLLSLNAAIEAARAGEHGKGFAVVADEVRKLADQVSMSVSEITTIVTNIQNETNQVVNSLNKGYEEVKEGTVQIEKTGQNFEVIDSSVSDIVNKIIAISSNLKLIAGNSNHMNNLIQDIASVSEESAAGVEQVAATTHETSSAMDEVSRRAQQLASLAEQLNEEIGVFRLGS, encoded by the coding sequence ATGAGAAGATTGACTAAAAAGAAAAAATGGAATGTGAAGTTTCCATCGCTAGTGAGGTGGCGAAATGTGAAAATAGGACAAAAATACCTACTAACATTTTCACTAGCAGCTATCCTTTTTGCTGTTGCGGGAGTTCTTGTTTATGGTCAACTTTCTAGAGTCGCCAGTACTATTGAAAAAATCGAACAGGATAGTCTTCATGTCAATGATATGACCCAAATGGGCGCTCTTGTCCAACGTAAAGATGTTCAAATTGCTGATTTTATCATTACGAAAGATCAATCTTATGTTGCAACATTTGAAACACTTCAACAAGACTTCGTCGCGGTAAAAGAAGAAGTCGCGCTTTTTTTAACAACGTCTGAACAACAAAAGATGTTAAATAACATTCGGACATACGATGCTACTATCAATCAACTATTTCTAAATGATATTTCGGAAGCTATTGATAGTGGAAATGATATTGTTGCAAATTCTTTGCGGGCCCAATCTGCTTCATTAAAAGATTCAATTGTCGATATGGTCGATCAATTGATAGTTGAAGTCAATGCAGAACAAGCGACATCTGTACTACATGCAAAAGAACGAATAAGCTCAAGTGTAAGTTTGCTTATTATGACTAATATCATTGTTATCGCAATGGGTATTTTATTAACATTATGGGTTAGTAAAATCATTAGTCGTCATTTAAATAAAGTTGTGCATATAACTACGGAAATTGCCAATGGAAATTTAACCGTGGATTCAATCGGGTATGAAGGGAAGGATGAAATTGGTCAATTAGCGGCAGCTGTCCATCAAATGCAACAAAGTATACGCAGTATTTTATTCAAAGTGACGGATGCTTCAGGGGCAGTGACATCTCAAAGTGAGATATTGACTCAATCTGCATTTGAAGTCAATCAAGTAAGTGAACAAATTGCTACAACAATGGAAGAGTTATCTATAGGTACTGATACACAAGCAAATAGTCTCGCTGATTTATCGACAAATATGAATGACTTTACAGTTTCGGTTAGAGGCTCTGAACAGGGTGGGCAAGAAATTGCCACTACATCAACAAAGGTCCTCCAATTGACATCGGAGGGAACTTTGTTGATGAAAGAATCTGTTAATCAGATGAAGCGAATCGATTCGATTGTTTCAGGGGCTGTTCAGCAGGTTCAAGGACTAGATCGACAATCTGAGGAAATTTCACAATTAGTCCTTGTTATTAAAAATATCGCCGATCAAACGAATCTATTGTCTTTAAATGCGGCTATTGAAGCAGCAAGAGCTGGTGAACATGGCAAAGGATTTGCGGTAGTTGCAGATGAAGTAAGAAAGCTTGCCGATCAGGTATCTATGTCTGTTTCAGAAATAACAACCATCGTTACCAATATTCAAAACGAGACAAATCAAGTTGTGAATTCATTAAATAAAGGCTATGAGGAAGTGAAGGAAGGGACGGTGCAAATTGAAAAAACAGGACAGAATTTTGAAGTTATTGATAGCTCTGTGTCCGATATTGTAAATAAAATAATTGCTATCTCATCGAATTTGAAGCTGATCGCGGGAAATAGTAATCATATGAACAATTTGATTCAAGATATTGCTTCTGTATCGGAAGAATCTGCCGCAGGAGTAGAGCAAGTGGCGGCGACTACGCATGAAACATCTAGTGCAATGGATGAAGTTTCTCGTAGAGCTCAGCAATTGGCATCACTTGCTGAACAGTTGAATGAGGAGATAGGTGTGTTTAGATTGGGAAGTTGA
- a CDS encoding Gfo/Idh/MocA family protein produces MTIKVGMIGTGYFSMFHAGILSELEGVEITAVYGTSLEKAEAMAAKFPHAIGYANLDMMLDASHLDAVYICVPPMVHGEIELALIKRRIPFFIEKPLSQNNEIPAKVMAELKKTPLITSVGYHYRYSDSIAKLKSEINDQNIGIVLGYYMSSMPKVPWWKDQDSSGGQFIEQTTHIVDLLRYICGEIEEVSAVFGNRILSAQDESVTVADVGTVTLKLHNGIVANLSNTCILPESVDKTGITLFTDQGIVDWSPKHLKVSGIDSTTTFVDIANPYQTESEVFIDAVRTGDSSRILSNYEDAYRTHKVTLAALESAEIGSSVKVK; encoded by the coding sequence TTGACGATAAAAGTAGGAATGATAGGAACTGGCTATTTCAGCATGTTTCATGCGGGGATTTTATCGGAATTAGAAGGTGTAGAGATAACAGCTGTATACGGTACAAGTTTAGAGAAAGCAGAGGCAATGGCCGCTAAATTCCCACATGCTATCGGTTATGCAAATTTAGATATGATGCTGGATGCTAGTCACTTAGATGCTGTCTATATTTGTGTCCCACCAATGGTGCATGGCGAGATAGAACTGGCTTTAATCAAACGAAGAATTCCATTTTTTATAGAAAAACCGTTGAGTCAAAATAATGAAATTCCTGCAAAGGTAATGGCAGAACTCAAGAAAACTCCTTTGATTACATCAGTAGGTTATCATTATCGCTACAGTGATTCGATTGCGAAGTTGAAAAGTGAGATAAATGATCAGAATATCGGTATTGTTCTTGGGTATTATATGTCGAGCATGCCTAAAGTACCTTGGTGGAAAGATCAAGACAGTTCTGGAGGGCAATTTATCGAACAGACAACGCATATTGTTGATTTATTGCGCTATATTTGTGGGGAAATAGAAGAAGTTAGTGCAGTATTTGGGAACCGAATTTTGTCGGCGCAGGATGAGTCAGTAACTGTAGCAGATGTGGGAACGGTAACGTTGAAACTACATAATGGGATTGTCGCTAATTTGTCGAATACTTGTATACTCCCAGAAAGTGTAGATAAAACGGGCATTACTTTGTTTACAGATCAAGGCATAGTTGATTGGTCACCTAAGCATCTAAAGGTATCAGGAATAGATTCGACAACTACATTTGTCGATATAGCTAACCCTTATCAAACCGAAAGTGAAGTATTTATCGATGCGGTACGTACAGGTGATTCGTCTCGGATTCTATCTAACTATGAAGACGCGTATCGGACACATAAGGTGACTTTAGCTGCATTAGAATCAGCAGAAATTGGTTCTTCTGTGAAAGTAAAATAA
- a CDS encoding ROK family transcriptional regulator, whose translation MRQGTFQWMKSVNKSIILNKIRTDAPISRAQIAKETKLTPPTVSSNVKELIEQGIVIESKQGESKGGRKPTMLLINQKVFYVIGVDAGPEKIDCILVDLAGSVIQRSSSMLTTPITNDQYLEILKKCIHDCMQSTPTIMDNMIGIGVAMHGVVEVETGTSLFAPILGLTNIPIKEELEKEFMLNVKVENDARAMALGESWFGDQGEVDSMLAVNIGHGVGAGLVIDGKLYHGAQDIAGEVGHMTIDLHGEICECGNRGCLQTFITGPAIVRRAKEYLLPPNAEVQQMTGAQVYELAMSGHEEYITLFKETGEIIGIGLTNLIHIINPQKIVLGGGVTKSGSLILPEIVKTIEKRALTPQAKQTQIGITTLGDDATLLGAVSLLLVDVFEPA comes from the coding sequence ATGCGACAAGGTACGTTCCAATGGATGAAATCGGTGAATAAATCCATCATACTCAATAAAATACGAACGGATGCCCCTATTTCTAGGGCACAAATTGCAAAAGAAACGAAATTAACGCCTCCAACGGTGAGTAGTAATGTCAAAGAATTGATTGAACAGGGGATTGTGATAGAAAGTAAGCAAGGTGAGTCCAAGGGCGGGCGGAAGCCAACTATGCTTCTTATTAATCAGAAGGTTTTTTACGTTATTGGTGTAGATGCGGGACCAGAAAAAATTGACTGTATTCTCGTGGATTTAGCAGGGAGTGTTATTCAGCGTTCCTCTAGTATGCTGACAACACCTATTACAAATGATCAATATCTCGAAATTCTGAAAAAATGTATTCATGATTGTATGCAATCTACGCCTACAATTATGGATAATATGATTGGAATAGGTGTAGCAATGCACGGGGTTGTAGAGGTTGAAACAGGTACATCTCTATTTGCACCTATTCTGGGTTTGACCAATATCCCTATTAAAGAAGAACTTGAAAAAGAATTTATGTTAAACGTTAAAGTAGAGAACGATGCAAGAGCAATGGCACTAGGGGAATCCTGGTTTGGTGATCAAGGTGAGGTTGACAGTATGTTAGCTGTCAATATTGGTCATGGTGTAGGCGCTGGGCTCGTCATTGATGGAAAGCTCTATCATGGAGCACAAGATATTGCGGGTGAAGTTGGCCATATGACCATTGATTTGCACGGTGAAATATGTGAATGTGGTAATCGCGGATGCTTGCAAACATTTATAACTGGTCCGGCAATTGTTAGGCGGGCAAAAGAGTATTTGCTACCACCAAATGCCGAGGTTCAGCAGATGACGGGCGCACAAGTTTATGAACTGGCCATGAGTGGACATGAAGAATATATAACTCTTTTTAAGGAAACAGGAGAAATTATCGGCATTGGTTTAACGAATCTCATTCATATTATTAACCCGCAAAAAATTGTGCTCGGTGGCGGGGTCACAAAATCGGGGTCACTTATTTTGCCGGAAATAGTGAAAACAATTGAAAAGCGGGCTTTGACACCACAGGCGAAACAAACTCAAATAGGCATTACGACACTTGGGGATGATGCCACATTGTTGGGAGCAGTGTCATTGCTGTTAGTCGATGTATTCGAACCGGCGTAA
- a CDS encoding phospho-sugar mutase, with protein MTWQIEAEKWFAEENLEATLKQQLLNEKNNQALLEDSFYKNLSFGTAGLRGELGFGTNRMNIYTVRKAAQGLALYIKNHGETAKNRGVVIAYDSRHLSAEFGLEVAKVLGSHGIRSFLFDELQSTPLLSFAIRELNTFSGVVITASHNPAEYNGLKVYGEDGGQVTLEAANAITAYTESIEDLFSVQVMEETNLVAEGLLTYLDQDMSNRYLKQLDRILLEGELDKRLSIVYSPLHGAGGKLVSKGLEVAGFTNVTIVSEQAIPDPDFTTVKFPNPEEAQAFDMALAYGQKVTADLLIATDPDADRMGVAVRDGQNKYVFLTGNQIGALLVHALLEDKSNRGTLPANGAVLKTIVTSELGRAIADNFGMQTIDVLTGFKFISEKVLEFEGNAASTFLIGYEESYGYLIGDFVRDKDAVQASVLIASVAARYKANGQSLLEGLHALYERYGYYLEGLESIQLKGKTGMAKIDEIMNYFRSASFVEEFKQPLSIIEDYSTGYANNLKVGIQQLLDLPIANVLKFKLADEAWFAIRPSGTEPKIKFYFGVKADTKVKSDELLSAIKVDVMTIVEKLSQNHYEKK; from the coding sequence GTGACTTGGCAAATAGAAGCTGAAAAATGGTTTGCTGAAGAAAACTTGGAAGCGACACTCAAGCAACAACTATTGAATGAAAAAAATAATCAAGCTTTATTGGAGGATAGTTTTTATAAAAATCTGTCATTTGGTACTGCCGGGCTTCGTGGTGAACTTGGATTTGGCACAAATCGGATGAATATTTACACGGTAAGAAAGGCAGCGCAGGGGCTTGCTTTATATATCAAGAATCATGGAGAAACTGCGAAAAATCGTGGCGTTGTTATTGCGTATGATTCTCGACATTTGTCGGCGGAATTTGGTCTTGAAGTGGCGAAAGTACTTGGCAGTCACGGAATTCGTTCTTTTTTATTTGATGAACTTCAATCAACGCCATTACTATCCTTTGCGATTCGAGAGTTGAATACATTTTCAGGTGTTGTCATTACCGCAAGTCATAATCCAGCAGAATATAATGGATTGAAAGTGTATGGAGAAGACGGTGGACAAGTTACGTTAGAGGCGGCAAATGCGATTACGGCTTATACGGAAAGTATTGAAGATTTATTTTCAGTACAGGTCATGGAAGAAACAAATCTTGTAGCAGAGGGATTATTGACTTATTTAGATCAAGATATGAGCAATCGTTATCTAAAGCAATTGGACAGGATTTTATTAGAGGGTGAGCTTGATAAGCGTTTATCGATTGTCTACTCTCCACTTCATGGAGCTGGCGGGAAACTAGTGTCTAAAGGGTTGGAGGTAGCTGGATTTACAAATGTAACAATTGTTAGCGAACAGGCCATTCCAGATCCTGATTTTACAACTGTTAAGTTTCCGAACCCTGAAGAGGCTCAAGCCTTTGATATGGCGCTGGCATATGGCCAAAAGGTGACAGCAGATTTACTCATTGCTACAGATCCAGATGCAGATCGCATGGGTGTGGCTGTTCGTGATGGGCAAAATAAGTATGTTTTTCTAACAGGCAATCAGATTGGCGCATTACTCGTGCATGCGTTGCTGGAGGACAAATCGAATCGCGGTACGTTACCAGCAAATGGAGCTGTGCTAAAGACAATTGTTACATCCGAACTGGGGCGTGCTATTGCAGATAACTTTGGTATGCAAACAATTGATGTACTGACAGGATTTAAGTTTATTAGTGAAAAAGTGTTGGAGTTTGAAGGAAATGCAGCATCAACTTTTTTAATAGGGTATGAAGAGAGCTACGGCTATTTGATAGGCGATTTCGTAAGGGATAAAGATGCTGTTCAGGCTTCAGTCTTAATTGCCTCGGTTGCAGCTCGCTATAAAGCAAATGGTCAATCCTTATTAGAAGGGTTGCATGCTTTGTATGAGCGTTATGGCTATTATCTGGAAGGATTGGAATCGATTCAGCTCAAAGGCAAAACTGGAATGGCCAAGATTGATGAAATCATGAACTATTTCCGCTCGGCATCATTTGTGGAGGAGTTTAAGCAACCGTTATCGATTATTGAAGATTATTCGACTGGCTATGCTAACAATTTAAAGGTGGGAATTCAGCAATTACTCGATTTACCTATAGCAAATGTGTTAAAATTCAAATTAGCAGATGAGGCATGGTTTGCCATCCGTCCATCTGGAACAGAACCCAAAATCAAATTTTATTTTGGTGTCAAGGCAGATACAAAGGTGAAAAGTGACGAGCTTTTATCGGCCATAAAAGTGGATGTCATGACGATTGTGGAAAAATTATCACAGAATCATTATGAAAAGAAATGA
- a CDS encoding glucose-6-phosphate isomerase, giving the protein MVSPVTVNQSLMATSELEKVFGEQVKQIHSDMANGTSKGADFLGWRNLPEEVLANQLEDVLAVADKLRKAAEIVVVIGVGGSYLGAKAVQDALSPYFEKNSEDPEVIFAGQNLSGTYMKQLLQYISSKEVAVIVISKSGTTTEPAIAFRILLEYMEGRYGASSSERIVAITDKSVGALRELTNRSGFASFVVPDDVGGRFSVFTPVGLLPLAIAGIDIKQLLSGAKDAVQEFSTGDIASNSAYQYAALRNHLLNEGFNVEILASFAPRFATFHEWWKQLFGESEGKDGKGIYPASVAYPTDLHSMGQYVQDGRREIFETFVKFEESMEDNAIPTSADNLDGLNYLADKTMNEINEVTLQATMQAHEAGGVPLILLTAGKHDAYHIGYLIYFFETAVAMSAYLLGVNPFDQPGVEEYKKNIFRMLKKPGFVDER; this is encoded by the coding sequence ATGGTATCACCTGTAACAGTCAATCAGTCATTAATGGCAACAAGTGAGTTGGAGAAGGTTTTTGGTGAACAAGTGAAACAGATTCATAGTGACATGGCGAATGGTACATCTAAAGGTGCAGACTTTTTGGGCTGGCGTAATCTTCCGGAGGAAGTACTAGCAAATCAACTGGAAGACGTCTTAGCAGTCGCTGACAAGTTACGGAAAGCAGCTGAAATCGTTGTTGTCATTGGTGTAGGTGGTTCCTATTTAGGGGCGAAAGCTGTTCAAGATGCACTTTCTCCTTATTTTGAAAAGAACTCAGAGGATCCTGAAGTTATCTTCGCGGGTCAAAATTTAAGTGGTACGTATATGAAACAATTGCTCCAGTATATTAGTAGCAAAGAAGTTGCGGTTATCGTTATTTCAAAATCTGGCACAACGACAGAACCGGCAATTGCTTTCCGAATTTTGTTGGAATATATGGAAGGTCGCTACGGTGCTTCTTCTAGCGAAAGAATCGTAGCGATTACAGACAAATCAGTCGGTGCATTACGCGAATTGACGAACCGTTCAGGATTTGCTTCTTTCGTTGTTCCAGATGATGTTGGTGGCCGTTTTTCAGTATTTACACCTGTAGGACTTCTTCCGTTGGCGATTGCTGGAATCGATATTAAGCAATTGCTGAGTGGTGCAAAGGATGCTGTACAAGAGTTTTCTACTGGGGATATTGCCTCGAATAGTGCTTATCAATACGCAGCACTACGTAATCATTTGTTAAATGAAGGCTTTAATGTTGAAATTTTGGCAAGCTTTGCTCCTCGTTTTGCGACATTCCACGAATGGTGGAAGCAGCTCTTTGGCGAGAGTGAGGGCAAGGATGGTAAGGGGATTTATCCAGCATCTGTGGCGTACCCAACCGATTTACACTCAATGGGTCAATACGTTCAAGATGGACGACGTGAGATATTCGAAACATTTGTGAAATTTGAAGAGTCAATGGAAGATAACGCAATCCCTACTTCTGCTGATAATTTGGATGGACTGAACTATCTTGCAGATAAAACAATGAATGAAATTAATGAAGTAACATTGCAAGCAACGATGCAAGCACATGAAGCGGGCGGTGTTCCTCTTATTTTACTGACAGCTGGCAAGCACGATGCTTATCATATTGGTTATCTGATTTATTTCTTTGAAACTGCTGTTGCGATGAGTGCCTACTTATTAGGCGTCAATCCTTTCGATCAGCCTGGTGTTGAAGAGTATAAGAAAAATATTTTTAGAATGCTTAAAAAACCAGGGTTTGTTGACGAGCGTTAA
- a CDS encoding glycoside hydrolase family 65 protein → MMDYSQGKEGLENWVVSEIAFSPNTLGKNEAIMYLGNGYMGLRSAMEESYSKEKRSLFVSGTFNKAQDNEVTELPNLADITAIDLRIDGERFSLDFGETKGYIRQLNLKTAELTRSFHWTSPAGKDLRFLFKRFVSLEHLHLIGMTMEIESLTHPIHIAFDSGINAQMTNSGSQHCLEGERRIFDNRFIQLVQTTNESNIDIVVNTAHKIMVNGQESIEVPDMNMNRRKVWLTYDFSLEPADTLVMEKLTTVYTSRDKEIDNAQYNLQQLREFSLQELKKCAAKGYDSLFLSHQEAWQSKIWNAYNVEITSDDGFDELAMRFSLYHLTIMTPAHDERMGIAAKALSGEGYKGHSFWDTELFILPFFTFSNPEVARSLLLYRYHGLVGARKKAADNGYAGAMYPWEMAWPTDGEVTPIWGDIDIVTGEQTKIWSGFIEQHISADIAFAVYQYSSVTGDQAFMDQYGYEIVLDTAKFWASRLEWDEAKQQYVITNIIGPDEYKEHVNNNAFTNYMAYFNIKLAMRYYEELEQENQLLLQKLVEKLELTTTYEQWQATAERVYLPNPREEDLVIPQDDTYLQLQEIDLTKYKNQQQVRTIYRDYNPEQINALQVTKQADTLIIFYLLQQTFLHDDIRISEAVKQANFNYYEPRTLHDSSLSLVTHAILANDLGDTGLAYSLFKKSCEIDLGPLMDTSDDGIHAASIGGIWKSAIFGFAGIRLVNGELHINPKIPKHWQGMTFTIHWRGQPVTIVITSSLLTVNVANNEQIEFETAGTVYTCNNYLEVPIEG, encoded by the coding sequence ATGATGGATTATTCACAGGGAAAGGAAGGACTCGAAAATTGGGTTGTTTCAGAAATAGCCTTTTCCCCGAATACACTCGGCAAAAATGAAGCAATTATGTATCTCGGAAATGGCTATATGGGATTGCGATCTGCAATGGAAGAATCCTATAGCAAAGAAAAAAGGAGTTTGTTTGTTAGTGGTACATTCAACAAAGCGCAGGACAATGAAGTAACTGAACTTCCTAACTTGGCCGATATCACAGCAATTGACTTACGCATAGATGGCGAACGGTTTAGCCTAGACTTTGGAGAAACAAAGGGATACATACGCCAATTAAACTTAAAAACAGCCGAGCTAACAAGAAGTTTCCATTGGACTTCGCCGGCGGGAAAAGACTTGCGTTTTCTTTTTAAGCGCTTTGTGTCATTGGAACATTTACATCTAATCGGTATGACAATGGAAATTGAAAGTCTAACGCATCCCATCCATATTGCCTTTGATTCAGGTATCAATGCGCAGATGACCAATTCTGGCTCGCAACATTGTCTTGAAGGAGAACGAAGAATATTTGACAATCGATTTATCCAATTGGTCCAAACAACAAATGAGTCGAATATTGATATTGTGGTGAATACAGCCCATAAAATAATGGTCAATGGTCAAGAAAGCATTGAAGTTCCTGACATGAATATGAATCGGAGAAAAGTGTGGCTAACATATGATTTTAGTCTAGAGCCTGCAGATACGCTCGTCATGGAAAAGTTGACGACGGTCTATACGAGTCGGGATAAGGAAATTGACAATGCACAGTACAATCTTCAGCAACTACGTGAGTTTTCCTTACAAGAATTAAAAAAATGCGCTGCAAAAGGCTATGATTCGCTGTTCCTTTCGCATCAAGAGGCATGGCAAAGCAAAATCTGGAATGCTTATAATGTTGAAATTACGAGTGATGATGGCTTCGATGAACTAGCCATGCGTTTTTCATTGTATCATTTAACGATTATGACCCCCGCGCATGATGAGCGTATGGGAATAGCTGCGAAAGCGTTGAGTGGCGAAGGCTATAAAGGACATTCGTTTTGGGATACAGAATTATTCATTCTACCGTTTTTTACTTTTTCAAATCCAGAAGTGGCAAGATCTCTCTTACTCTATCGCTATCATGGTCTAGTAGGGGCCCGAAAAAAAGCTGCTGACAATGGCTATGCAGGTGCAATGTATCCATGGGAAATGGCTTGGCCAACGGATGGGGAAGTAACGCCTATCTGGGGAGATATTGATATTGTTACCGGCGAACAAACAAAAATTTGGTCGGGTTTTATTGAACAGCATATTTCTGCCGATATTGCCTTTGCAGTTTATCAATACAGTAGTGTAACGGGTGATCAGGCATTTATGGATCAGTATGGCTACGAAATCGTGCTTGATACGGCAAAGTTTTGGGCTAGCCGCCTTGAGTGGGATGAGGCAAAACAGCAATACGTGATTACGAATATCATTGGTCCTGATGAATATAAAGAGCATGTTAATAATAATGCTTTTACGAATTATATGGCGTATTTTAATATAAAATTGGCAATGCGCTATTATGAAGAGCTGGAACAGGAAAATCAACTACTACTTCAAAAATTAGTAGAAAAGTTAGAGTTGACTACGACTTATGAGCAATGGCAAGCAACAGCAGAGAGAGTTTATTTACCAAATCCACGTGAAGAGGACTTAGTCATACCGCAGGATGATACATATTTGCAACTACAGGAAATTGATTTGACGAAATATAAAAATCAGCAACAAGTAAGAACGATCTATCGGGACTATAATCCAGAGCAAATTAATGCCTTGCAAGTAACGAAACAGGCCGATACATTAATCATATTTTACTTGCTGCAACAAACCTTTTTACATGATGATATACGTATTTCTGAGGCTGTTAAACAGGCCAATTTCAATTACTACGAACCGAGAACTTTGCATGATTCATCACTTAGTTTAGTGACACATGCCATACTGGCCAATGATTTGGGTGATACAGGTTTGGCTTATTCCTTATTTAAAAAGTCTTGTGAAATTGATTTAGGTCCACTAATGGATACGTCGGATGATGGGATTCATGCAGCTTCTATTGGAGGGATTTGGAAATCGGCCATCTTTGGATTTGCCGGAATCAGACTTGTTAATGGAGAGCTGCATATTAATCCAAAAATACCAAAGCATTGGCAAGGTATGACGTTTACGATTCACTGGCGCGGTCAGCCCGTCACAATAGTCATCACATCATCTCTGTTGACTGTCAACGTAGCCAATAACGAACAAATCGAGTTTGAAACGGCTGGAACAGTGTATACGTGTAATAACTATCTTGAAGTACCGATTGAAGGTTAG